From the genome of Acidobacteriota bacterium:
CAACTTCTCATAAATCGAAATCGCGGTTTGCGTATCGCCGACGACCACGGCATTTTCAGCAAGCGCCAATTGCGCCAGATCCGTTGTCGGTTGTTCGTTTTTATCAACCGCTTTCTTTAACAATTCAACGCCTTTGTCGCGATTGATGCGCAGATAGGAAACGCCCGCGTAATAATTGGCGACGGCTCCGAAGGTGCCTGAATAATCACTTGCCAGTTGTTCAAAGGCTTGCGCAGATTCCTGCCATTTCTGATTTTCGTCCGTGTAATAGACGCCGGTTTGTGAAGTCACGCCGGTCGGGTCGATAACCGGCGCTTTAAATTTTTCAAAGGCTTGCGCGAATGCCGCCTGCGCCTTGGTGTCGCGGCTGGAGAAAAACCAACTGCCGAGAAGATAAAGAGCGATGATGCCGACGATAACCCCAACTGCGATTAACACAGGGCGGGTTTTATCCTGTAACCAATCCTGAGTGCGCTCATAAAGCCGAATCATCGGATCGTGCTTGTACTTTAAATCCTTATGAGCAATTTTCGTTTTTCTTGCTGTGCTTGCCAAAATAATACGCCTCCTGAAACTACTGAGTAACCAAGCGCCTGTCTTAGTGGACTTTCGCTTAATTGAAAAGAACCTTCAAAATAACGACCCCGACGGGCGATTGTCAAGAAAGCCCAGGCGTTTTCAAAATCCTCACCGGAACGTCAGTTTCCGGTTTTTCAATTTCTTTATTGTGACTGCAACTTTTCACGCAATGCCTTATCTGTTTCGGGTTCAATGAATAAACCTGTTGCGTAATAAATCGTGAGAAGCAGAGTCACGACTTGGCGTTAAAGAGTTCATTTTGGTTGCT
Proteins encoded in this window:
- a CDS encoding tetratricopeptide repeat protein; translated protein: MASTARKTKIAHKDLKYKHDPMIRLYERTQDWLQDKTRPVLIAVGVIVGIIALYLLGSWFFSSRDTKAQAAFAQAFEKFKAPVIDPTGVTSQTGVYYTDENQKWQESAQAFEQLASDYSGTFGAVANYYAGVSYLRINRDKGVELLKKAVDKNEQPTTDLAQLALAENAVVVGDTQTAISIYEKLLKSTNVPAQTVQTGLGRAYEKAGDTEKAVAAYYEAAKISRVTTSGSEAEKRLSALAPDKIKELPAPNPLANAIP